A window of Desulfovibrio sp. Huiquan2017 genomic DNA:
CCACCGATGACGTTGCCCGCCCGTGCCGTGGCCGCGCCCACGCGCCCTTCGGGGATGAAGAAGGAGCGGTTCCAGGAGTCGCAGAGGATCTCCATGGCCCCCTTGGAGGCGCTGTACGGGTCGCGCCCCCCCAATGGATCGCTCTCGCGGTATCCCCAGGGCTGCTCCCGGTTATCGTAGCATTTGTCCGAGGTCACGGAGACCACGGCACGCACGGAGTCCGTCCGGCGCACGGCTTCGAGAACATTGGCCGAGCCGAGGACGTTGGTTTGCAGGGTCTCCATGGGACGCTCATAGGAAGCGAGAACCAGGGACTGGGCGGCCAGATGGAAGACCACCTCGGGACGGCTCTCGGCCATGGCCCGGTTCAAGGCTTCGACATCAAGGATGTCCCCGGTGACGTGATGGATGCGGCCCGCCACGTCAGCGGCCTCGAACAGGTTAGGCTCGGATGGCGGGACCAGGGAATAGCCGGTGACCTCCGCACCCAGGGAATGAAGCCACAGGGCGAGCCATGCGCCCTTGAAACCGGTATGGCCGGTCAGAAAGACCTTCCTGCCTTTGTAAAAATCGGAAAACGGGGACATGCTGCTTCCAAAAGGTCTTGCCCAAGACCCAGAGACTGTTGAAGTTGCCGCACTCGCACGGACAATGTTTGCGCCGCCGAAAGCCGTCGTGGGCACGTGCAACCGGGCTCGCCCGGATGCACAACGGTTTCGGCAACGCCCGGCCACGCCCGAAAGGACGCCAAGCGAACCGGGACCGGCGTTGCGGGGATAAAACTGCGGAAAACGTGGTTCATGGATTCGAAGTCATGGGACGACCACGTGCGCAAAGGCTGCGTCGTTGGTCCATCGGCTCCCGACGCGCCGAAAAGAACCGACTCTTCGGACGCACCGGATATTTCCGCAATGAATGTTACGGAATCTGCATCATATCCCGACGTCTGTAAAGACTATAGCGCGCCGAA
This region includes:
- the rfbG gene encoding CDP-glucose 4,6-dehydratase — encoded protein: MSPFSDFYKGRKVFLTGHTGFKGAWLALWLHSLGAEVTGYSLVPPSEPNLFEAADVAGRIHHVTGDILDVEALNRAMAESRPEVVFHLAAQSLVLASYERPMETLQTNVLGSANVLEAVRRTDSVRAVVSVTSDKCYDNREQPWGYRESDPLGGRDPYSASKGAMEILCDSWNRSFFIPEGRVGAATARAGNVIGGGDFGAHRLVPDYVRAVRGGKPLEIRMPHAVRPWQHVLEPLSGYLWLAVQLVEDPAGFTGAWNFAPLDNACSVETLVETIHCLSGMGSWKDMSDEHRGPHEAAMLKLCSDKAALLLQWKAVLELERTVDMTMRGYGPFLGRALDAGEVCLGQIDEYTAIAARKGRPWAL